One Betta splendens chromosome 8, fBetSpl5.4, whole genome shotgun sequence DNA segment encodes these proteins:
- the camsap3 gene encoding calmodulin-regulated spectrin-associated protein 3 isoform X4: MVDAPAARKTFVVPDIKPLDLYDCTKAKICASVGWLLAKSYGSAENVPAELRDPFYCDQYEQEHLKPPVTRLLQGSELYCRAYSLLLEGTGAKAQPKDYVDLLQRLSQEGIVPKDQATPVTDADLRHKPIKMSAHLAVIDALMVVEAMETLAAVKKSGSAELLGAASNWEEALLHWVSGLNQKLREHTEGAQNDSSQAITEPQPVQPSCPTRWYWKLVPLRYRKDKIQSKQKPIFPVVNEVSDLSSGCAVAAVIHYYCPGLLRLEDVCMKDSLTVPESLFNLQFIREFCDSCLKSCCHLALEDMLYTPHQLKFNILSFLAELLKWFEVRRPDFVQTIDMLGGSAPVTPSSLSGSSTSPSIFKKPFLPISSSVSGVGKTWGKKPLSRPLSAVSFSIPFGLDSDVDIVMGNPVITRSVSSDQLNPVGQNMSRVPYTPPEDLSHLLNKVPAPNGPQRASWSTQVPSIPRLAEESDIPEGEAGEVPTIEQALQIIHNDSKMEPRLHPDGAPDGFYLHSPDDPASSRHKGNSSSPTHISSSAPTRSGIMYRATEGRTRNTSECSRDDDSVLRDGSVDSDASEDLPKFQSTPATMSNGADPGKDHGKEVSDSGVKMTSFAERKKKQIMDSPKAGDSSSPHMTTWAQKSEESPSKNPQLNNDMSELGARLEEKRKAIEAQKKRIEAIFAKHRQRLGKSAFIQLKKDQRDDEGEGADGRVSTSSTEEDLSHLTLEDRLARMEEEEEQEPGEQCPSGEDEAKRGLQLNKVSQSKEKADTPGGKAVAPLGDYNNAVSKLTAALSSLQIDMQRLTEQQNQLIKTKPASSSNKSWVIPASPKTPTSAPSAARLSRESTRDLSSVSSSPSPSHRTTNHITPPKSPQVHRRARSVPPKSPKHQNRPSDVRVSNLSRVLNPPQNVDRIPHLRRVNPWQSQVQTSSSFSIGDSASLDDLRSTGSTPVPPLTLTPTPAPRPTTEDNLSEMGSNDEQSIFSMDLEPGPSHGPGAKKDGFAGGGCSSGAPSECSFESDTPAGMLNGKRNSLIEISLSSLQGDGEAEDQVPDAFSDSMSDLTEPDTKGGVGFFFKDETERTEDEMAQRRAALLEKQQKRAEEMKRRKAEQEKEKESNKPQWMIIEGWGNKSEERPQTPGTPPASRTPPAEGTPHRRGDFTRQEYELRQQLKLMENLGKVSKPKPTTVRDVKKQRSASVFRDDSALSRSPAKGLLGTKLNKVYSHSTMNLSSMANDSGGLTVRKSPSRSHSPSRLMSPGRTGGRNGEKDWENGSTISSPASIPEYTGPKLYKEPSFKSNKFIIHNAITRCCMAGKVNEPQKNKIVEEMEKSSANHFLILFRDASCQFRAVYTMNPETEEMVRLTGIGPRVITLEMVESIYKYSSDRKQFTVIPSKTMSMSVDAFTIPGHFWQKRPGTPKKLGTPK; this comes from the exons ATGGTGGACGCTCCTGCCGCGAGGAAGACTTTTGTGGTCCCAGACATAAAGCCGTTGGATTTGTACGACTGCACCAAAGCCAAAATATGCGCAAGTGTCGGGTGGCTATTGGCAAAGTCCTACGGCAGTGCAG AGAATGTCCCTGCAGAGCTGCGCGACCCTTTCTACTGTGACCAGTATGAACAGGAGCACCTTAAACCACCAGTCACTCGCCTTCTGCAGGGATCAGAGCTCTACTGCCGGGCTTATAGCCTCTTGCTGGAGGGGACTGGAGCCAAGGCGCAGCCTAAAGACTATGttgacctgctgcagcgccttTCTCAAGAAGGCATAGTTCCCAAAGACCAGGCTACGCCAGTGACTGATGCAGACCTTCGACACAAACCCATCAAAATG AGTGCTCACCTGGCAGTGATCGATGCTCTTATGGTCGTGGAAGctatggagacactggctgcgGTGAAGAAAAGCGGCTCTGCAGAGTTGCTAGGTGCAGCTTCCAACTGGGAGGAAGCTTTGCTTCACTGGGTTAGTGGG TTGAACCAGAAACTTAGAGAGCATACTGAAGGAGCCCAGAATGACTCATCCCAGGCCATTACAGAGCCCCAACCTGTTCAGCCCTCT TGTCCTACTCGCTGGTActggaaactagttcct ctCCGCTACAGAAAGGATAAAATTCAATCCAAACAAAAACCCATCTTTCCAGTGGTGAATGAAGTCAGTGACTTGTCCAGTGGTTGCGCCGTTGCTGCTGTCATACATTACTACTGCCCTGGCCTTCTAAGGCTTGAAG ATGTCTGCATGAAGGATTCTTTGACTGTACCAGAGAGTCTGTTTAACCTGCAGTTCATCCGTGAATTCTGTGACAGCTGTTTGAAGAGCTGCTGTCACTTGGCACTAGAGGATATGCTATACACACCACATCAActcaag TTCAACATTCTGAGCTTCCTAGCGGAGCTGCTTAAGTGGTTTGAAGTACGAAGGCCAGACTTTGTTCAAACAATAGATATGTTAG GTGGATCTGCACCAGTTACGCCAAGTAGTTTGAGTGGCAGCAG TACTTCCCCCTCTATCTTCAAGAAGCCGTTTCTACCcatctcttcctctgtgtcag GAGTTGGAAAAACATGGGGCAAGAAACCTCTCAG CCGACCCTTGTCAGCTGTATCCTTCAGCATTCCTTTTGGTCTGGACAGTGATGTGGACATTGTAATGGGTAACCCTGTAATAACCCGCTCTGTGAGCTCAGACCAACTCAACCCAGTAGGCCAAAACATGAGTCGGGTTCCCTACACCCCTCCTGAAGACCTCAGTCACTTGCTAAACAAAGTCCCTGCTCCTAATGGTCCACAGAGAGCTTCCTGGTCAACCCAAGTACCCAGTATTCCAAGGCTGGCTGAGGAGAGTGACATTCCAGAGGGTGAAGCAGGAGAGGTGCCTACCATTGAACAGGCTCTCCAAATTATCCATAACGACAGCAAAATGGAACCTCGTTTACACCCTGATGGTGCCCCTGATGGCTTCTACCTCCACTCTCCTGATGACCCTGCTAGTTCGAGACATAAAGGCAACTCCTCATCACCCACACACATTAGCAGCTCTGCCCCTACACGCTCAGGAATAATGTACCGGGCCACAGAGGGTCGCACCAGGAACACCTCTGAATGCTCAAGAGATGACGACTCAGTTTTGAGAGATGGCAGTGTGGACTCGGATGCGTCAGAAGACTTACCCAAGTTCCAGTCGACTCCAGCTACAATGTCTAATGGAGCAGATCCTGGCAAGGATCATGGGAAAGAGGTTTCTGACAGTGGTGTAAAGATGACCAGCTTTGCCGAACGCAAAAAGAAACAGATAATGGATTCTCCGAAAGCCGGCGATTCCTCTTCCCCTCATATGACCACTTGGGCACAAAAGTCAGAGGAAAGCCCCAGCAAGAACCCACAACTTAATAATGATATGTCTGAGTTGGGAGCCCGGCTTGAAGAAAAGCGCAAGGCCATTGAAGCCCAGAAGAAACGTATTGAGGCCATTTTTGCAAAGCACCGTCAAAGGCTAGGGAAAAGTGCCTTTATACAGTTAAAGAAGGATCAGCGTGACGATGAAGGGGAAGGAGCAGATGGCCGTGTCAGCACATCATCCACAGAAGAGGACCTCTCCCATTTGACACTTGAAGATCGGTTAGCTCGtatggaggaagaagaggagcaggaaccAGGGGAGCAGTGTCCTTCGGGGGAGGATGAGGCCAAAAGAGGACTTCAGCTCAACAAAGTCAGTCAATCCAAAGAAAAGGCAGATACGCCAGGTGGTAAAGCAGTGGCTCCACTAGGGGACTATAATAATGCTGTATCAAAGCTGACTGCAGCTCTTAGCTCACTCCAAATTGACATGCAGCGACTGACTGAACAGCAGAACCAGCTAATTAAGACAAAACCTGCGTCTTCCAGCAACAAATCCTGGGTCATTCCAGCCAGCCCTAAAACCCCCACCTCAGCTCCGTCTGCTGCACGTTTGTCTAGAGAAAGCACTCGAGATTTAAGTTCAGTTTCTTCATCTCCATCACCATCCCATAGAACCACAAACCACATCACTCCTCCTAAGTCTCCTCAGGTTCATCGTAGAGCTCGTTCTGTACCCCCTAAAAGCCCCAAACATCAAAATCGGCCCTCAGATGTTAGGGTCTCAAATCTGTCAAGGGTTCTCAACCCACCTCAGAATGTAGACAGAATACCTCACCTTCGTCGCGTAAATCCTTGGCAATCCCAAGTCCAGACTTCATCCTCATTCTCCATTGGTGACTCTGCCAGCCTGGATGACCTCCGTTCAACTGGATCCACTCCTGTCCCCCCGCTAACACTGACACCTACGCCAGCTCCTCGTCCGACCACAGAAGACAACCTGTCAGAGATGGGCTCCAATGATGAGCAGAGTATTTTTAGCATGGACCTCGAGCCAGGGCCCTCACATGGTCCTGGTGCTAAGAAAGACGGGTTTGCCGGTGGGGGCTGCAGCTCTGGTGCCCCGTCAGAATGCTCCTTTGAGAGCGATACCCCTGCAGGGATGTTGAATGGCAAGCGTAATAGCTTGATAGAGATCTCACTGTCTTCACTGCAAGGAGATGGTGAAGCAGAGGATCAAGTACCTGATGCCTTCTCTGACTCGATGAGTGACCTGACAGAACCTGACACAAAAGGAGGTGTTGGGTTCTTTTTCAAG GATGAAACTGAGCggacagaggatgagatggCCCAACGACGAGCAGCTTTGctggaaaaacagcagaagagAGCAGAAGAGATGAAGCGACGCAAAGCTgagcaggaaaaggaaaaagagtCAAA CAAGCCTCAGTGGATGATCATCGAGGGCTGGGGGAATAAGAGTGAAGAGAGACCACAGACACCAGGGACCCCTCCCGCATCACGCACTCCTCCGGCAGAGGGGACCCCCCATCGCAGAGGGGACTTTACAAGGCAGGAGTATGAATTAAGACAGCAGCTGAAGCTCATGGAAAACTTGGGAAAAGTTTCAAAACCGAAGCCTACCACAGTTCGTGACGTCAAGAAGCAAAGATCTGCATCTGTGTTTAGAGATGACTCTGCCCTCTCTCGTAGCCCTGCTAAGGGTTTATTGG GCACCAAGCTCAACAAAGTGTACTCCCACTCCACCATGAATTTGTCGTCTATGGCTAATGACTCTGGAGGCCTGACGGTCAGAAAGTCTCCCAG CCGTTCACATTCTCCTTCCCGGCTAATGTCACCGGGTCGAACAGGTGGTCGGAATGGAGAGAAGGACTGGGAGAATGGTTCCACTATTTCCTCCCCGGCCTCAATCCCAGAATACACAG GACCAAAGTTGTACAAGGAGCCTAGCTTTAAGTCCAACAAGTTCATTATCCATAATGCTATCACGCGTTGCTGCATGGCTGGCAAGGTCAACGaaccacaaaaaaacaagattgTAGAG GAAATGGAGAAGAGCTCGGCCAATcacttcctcatcctcttcagAGATGCCAGCTGTCAATTCAGAGCAGTTTACACCATGAATCCTGAAACGGAGGAGATGGTCAGACTCACTGGAATTGGCCCTCGCGTCATCACTCTTGAGATGGTGGAGTCAATTTACAAGTACAGCTCTGACCGCAAGCAGTTCACCGTCATCCCGTCCAAAACCATGTCCATGAGTGTCGATGCCTTCACAATCCCGGGTCACTTTTGGCAAAAACGCCCGGGAACTCCGAAGAAGCTTGGCACCccaaaataa
- the camsap3 gene encoding calmodulin-regulated spectrin-associated protein 3 isoform X1 → MVDAPAARKTFVVPDIKPLDLYDCTKAKICASVGWLLAKSYGSAENVPAELRDPFYCDQYEQEHLKPPVTRLLQGSELYCRAYSLLLEGTGAKAQPKDYVDLLQRLSQEGIVPKDQATPVTDADLRHKPIKMSAHLAVIDALMVVEAMETLAAVKKSGSAELLGAASNWEEALLHWVSGLNQKLREHTEGAQNDSSQAITEPQPVQPSCPTRWYWKLVPLRYRKDKIQSKQKPIFPVVNEVSDLSSGCAVAAVIHYYCPGLLRLEDVCMKDSLTVPESLFNLQFIREFCDSCLKSCCHLALEDMLYTPHQLKFNILSFLAELLKWFEVRRPDFVQTIDMLGGSAPVTPSSLSGSSTSPSIFKKPFLPISSSVSGSLTQSTSMSHIEGVGKTWGKKPLSRPLSAVSFSIPFGLDSDVDIVMGNPVITRSVSSDQLNPVGQNMSRVPYTPPEDLSHLLNKVPAPNGPQRASWSTQVPSIPRLAEESDIPEGEAGEVPTIEQALQIIHNDSKMEPRLHPDGAPDGFYLHSPDDPASSRHKGNSSSPTHISSSAPTRSGIMYRATEGRTRNTSECSRDDDSVLRDGSVDSDASEDLPKFQSTPATMSNGADPGKDHGKEVSDSGVKMTSFAERKKKQIMDSPKAGDSSSPHMTTWAQKSEESPSKNPQLNNDMSELGARLEEKRKAIEAQKKRIEAIFAKHRQRLGKSAFIQLKKDQRDDEGEGADGRVSTSSTEEDLSHLTLEDRLARMEEEEEQEPGEQCPSGEDEAKRGLQLNKVSQSKEKADTPGGKAVAPLGDYNNAVSKLTAALSSLQIDMQRLTEQQNQLIKTKPASSSNKSWVIPASPKTPTSAPSAARLSRESTRDLSSVSSSPSPSHRTTNHITPPKSPQVHRRARSVPPKSPKHQNRPSDVRVSNLSRVLNPPQNVDRIPHLRRVNPWQSQVQTSSSFSIGDSASLDDLRSTGSTPVPPLTLTPTPAPRPTTEDNLSEMGSNDEQSIFSMDLEPGPSHGPGAKKDGFAGGGCSSGAPSECSFESDTPAGMLNGKRNSLIEISLSSLQGDGEAEDQVPDAFSDSMSDLTEPDTKGGVGFFFKDETERTEDEMAQRRAALLEKQQKRAEEMKRRKAEQEKEKESNKPQWMIIEGWGNKSEERPQTPGTPPASRTPPAEGTPHRRGDFTRQEYELRQQLKLMENLGKVSKPKPTTVRDVKKQRSASVFRDDSALSRSPAKGLLGTKLNKVYSHSTMNLSSMANDSGGLTVRKSPSRSHSPSRLMSPGRTGGRNGEKDWENGSTISSPASIPEYTGPKLYKEPSFKSNKFIIHNAITRCCMAGKVNEPQKNKIVEEMEKSSANHFLILFRDASCQFRAVYTMNPETEEMVRLTGIGPRVITLEMVESIYKYSSDRKQFTVIPSKTMSMSVDAFTIPGHFWQKRPGTPKKLGTPK, encoded by the exons ATGGTGGACGCTCCTGCCGCGAGGAAGACTTTTGTGGTCCCAGACATAAAGCCGTTGGATTTGTACGACTGCACCAAAGCCAAAATATGCGCAAGTGTCGGGTGGCTATTGGCAAAGTCCTACGGCAGTGCAG AGAATGTCCCTGCAGAGCTGCGCGACCCTTTCTACTGTGACCAGTATGAACAGGAGCACCTTAAACCACCAGTCACTCGCCTTCTGCAGGGATCAGAGCTCTACTGCCGGGCTTATAGCCTCTTGCTGGAGGGGACTGGAGCCAAGGCGCAGCCTAAAGACTATGttgacctgctgcagcgccttTCTCAAGAAGGCATAGTTCCCAAAGACCAGGCTACGCCAGTGACTGATGCAGACCTTCGACACAAACCCATCAAAATG AGTGCTCACCTGGCAGTGATCGATGCTCTTATGGTCGTGGAAGctatggagacactggctgcgGTGAAGAAAAGCGGCTCTGCAGAGTTGCTAGGTGCAGCTTCCAACTGGGAGGAAGCTTTGCTTCACTGGGTTAGTGGG TTGAACCAGAAACTTAGAGAGCATACTGAAGGAGCCCAGAATGACTCATCCCAGGCCATTACAGAGCCCCAACCTGTTCAGCCCTCT TGTCCTACTCGCTGGTActggaaactagttcct ctCCGCTACAGAAAGGATAAAATTCAATCCAAACAAAAACCCATCTTTCCAGTGGTGAATGAAGTCAGTGACTTGTCCAGTGGTTGCGCCGTTGCTGCTGTCATACATTACTACTGCCCTGGCCTTCTAAGGCTTGAAG ATGTCTGCATGAAGGATTCTTTGACTGTACCAGAGAGTCTGTTTAACCTGCAGTTCATCCGTGAATTCTGTGACAGCTGTTTGAAGAGCTGCTGTCACTTGGCACTAGAGGATATGCTATACACACCACATCAActcaag TTCAACATTCTGAGCTTCCTAGCGGAGCTGCTTAAGTGGTTTGAAGTACGAAGGCCAGACTTTGTTCAAACAATAGATATGTTAG GTGGATCTGCACCAGTTACGCCAAGTAGTTTGAGTGGCAGCAG TACTTCCCCCTCTATCTTCAAGAAGCCGTTTCTACCcatctcttcctctgtgtcag GATCTTTGACTCAGTCTACCTCAATGTCTCATATAGAAGGAGTTGGAAAAACATGGGGCAAGAAACCTCTCAG CCGACCCTTGTCAGCTGTATCCTTCAGCATTCCTTTTGGTCTGGACAGTGATGTGGACATTGTAATGGGTAACCCTGTAATAACCCGCTCTGTGAGCTCAGACCAACTCAACCCAGTAGGCCAAAACATGAGTCGGGTTCCCTACACCCCTCCTGAAGACCTCAGTCACTTGCTAAACAAAGTCCCTGCTCCTAATGGTCCACAGAGAGCTTCCTGGTCAACCCAAGTACCCAGTATTCCAAGGCTGGCTGAGGAGAGTGACATTCCAGAGGGTGAAGCAGGAGAGGTGCCTACCATTGAACAGGCTCTCCAAATTATCCATAACGACAGCAAAATGGAACCTCGTTTACACCCTGATGGTGCCCCTGATGGCTTCTACCTCCACTCTCCTGATGACCCTGCTAGTTCGAGACATAAAGGCAACTCCTCATCACCCACACACATTAGCAGCTCTGCCCCTACACGCTCAGGAATAATGTACCGGGCCACAGAGGGTCGCACCAGGAACACCTCTGAATGCTCAAGAGATGACGACTCAGTTTTGAGAGATGGCAGTGTGGACTCGGATGCGTCAGAAGACTTACCCAAGTTCCAGTCGACTCCAGCTACAATGTCTAATGGAGCAGATCCTGGCAAGGATCATGGGAAAGAGGTTTCTGACAGTGGTGTAAAGATGACCAGCTTTGCCGAACGCAAAAAGAAACAGATAATGGATTCTCCGAAAGCCGGCGATTCCTCTTCCCCTCATATGACCACTTGGGCACAAAAGTCAGAGGAAAGCCCCAGCAAGAACCCACAACTTAATAATGATATGTCTGAGTTGGGAGCCCGGCTTGAAGAAAAGCGCAAGGCCATTGAAGCCCAGAAGAAACGTATTGAGGCCATTTTTGCAAAGCACCGTCAAAGGCTAGGGAAAAGTGCCTTTATACAGTTAAAGAAGGATCAGCGTGACGATGAAGGGGAAGGAGCAGATGGCCGTGTCAGCACATCATCCACAGAAGAGGACCTCTCCCATTTGACACTTGAAGATCGGTTAGCTCGtatggaggaagaagaggagcaggaaccAGGGGAGCAGTGTCCTTCGGGGGAGGATGAGGCCAAAAGAGGACTTCAGCTCAACAAAGTCAGTCAATCCAAAGAAAAGGCAGATACGCCAGGTGGTAAAGCAGTGGCTCCACTAGGGGACTATAATAATGCTGTATCAAAGCTGACTGCAGCTCTTAGCTCACTCCAAATTGACATGCAGCGACTGACTGAACAGCAGAACCAGCTAATTAAGACAAAACCTGCGTCTTCCAGCAACAAATCCTGGGTCATTCCAGCCAGCCCTAAAACCCCCACCTCAGCTCCGTCTGCTGCACGTTTGTCTAGAGAAAGCACTCGAGATTTAAGTTCAGTTTCTTCATCTCCATCACCATCCCATAGAACCACAAACCACATCACTCCTCCTAAGTCTCCTCAGGTTCATCGTAGAGCTCGTTCTGTACCCCCTAAAAGCCCCAAACATCAAAATCGGCCCTCAGATGTTAGGGTCTCAAATCTGTCAAGGGTTCTCAACCCACCTCAGAATGTAGACAGAATACCTCACCTTCGTCGCGTAAATCCTTGGCAATCCCAAGTCCAGACTTCATCCTCATTCTCCATTGGTGACTCTGCCAGCCTGGATGACCTCCGTTCAACTGGATCCACTCCTGTCCCCCCGCTAACACTGACACCTACGCCAGCTCCTCGTCCGACCACAGAAGACAACCTGTCAGAGATGGGCTCCAATGATGAGCAGAGTATTTTTAGCATGGACCTCGAGCCAGGGCCCTCACATGGTCCTGGTGCTAAGAAAGACGGGTTTGCCGGTGGGGGCTGCAGCTCTGGTGCCCCGTCAGAATGCTCCTTTGAGAGCGATACCCCTGCAGGGATGTTGAATGGCAAGCGTAATAGCTTGATAGAGATCTCACTGTCTTCACTGCAAGGAGATGGTGAAGCAGAGGATCAAGTACCTGATGCCTTCTCTGACTCGATGAGTGACCTGACAGAACCTGACACAAAAGGAGGTGTTGGGTTCTTTTTCAAG GATGAAACTGAGCggacagaggatgagatggCCCAACGACGAGCAGCTTTGctggaaaaacagcagaagagAGCAGAAGAGATGAAGCGACGCAAAGCTgagcaggaaaaggaaaaagagtCAAA CAAGCCTCAGTGGATGATCATCGAGGGCTGGGGGAATAAGAGTGAAGAGAGACCACAGACACCAGGGACCCCTCCCGCATCACGCACTCCTCCGGCAGAGGGGACCCCCCATCGCAGAGGGGACTTTACAAGGCAGGAGTATGAATTAAGACAGCAGCTGAAGCTCATGGAAAACTTGGGAAAAGTTTCAAAACCGAAGCCTACCACAGTTCGTGACGTCAAGAAGCAAAGATCTGCATCTGTGTTTAGAGATGACTCTGCCCTCTCTCGTAGCCCTGCTAAGGGTTTATTGG GCACCAAGCTCAACAAAGTGTACTCCCACTCCACCATGAATTTGTCGTCTATGGCTAATGACTCTGGAGGCCTGACGGTCAGAAAGTCTCCCAG CCGTTCACATTCTCCTTCCCGGCTAATGTCACCGGGTCGAACAGGTGGTCGGAATGGAGAGAAGGACTGGGAGAATGGTTCCACTATTTCCTCCCCGGCCTCAATCCCAGAATACACAG GACCAAAGTTGTACAAGGAGCCTAGCTTTAAGTCCAACAAGTTCATTATCCATAATGCTATCACGCGTTGCTGCATGGCTGGCAAGGTCAACGaaccacaaaaaaacaagattgTAGAG GAAATGGAGAAGAGCTCGGCCAATcacttcctcatcctcttcagAGATGCCAGCTGTCAATTCAGAGCAGTTTACACCATGAATCCTGAAACGGAGGAGATGGTCAGACTCACTGGAATTGGCCCTCGCGTCATCACTCTTGAGATGGTGGAGTCAATTTACAAGTACAGCTCTGACCGCAAGCAGTTCACCGTCATCCCGTCCAAAACCATGTCCATGAGTGTCGATGCCTTCACAATCCCGGGTCACTTTTGGCAAAAACGCCCGGGAACTCCGAAGAAGCTTGGCACCccaaaataa